In one window of Solanum pennellii chromosome 2, SPENNV200 DNA:
- the LOC107011234 gene encoding chloride channel protein CLC-b, producing the protein MEEPRLVEEATTNDINGQLNEEERDPESNSLRQPLLKRNRTLSSSPFALVGAKVSHIESLDYEINENDLFKHDWRRRSRVQVLQYVFLKWSLAFLVGLLTGVTATLINLAIENIAGYKLRAVVDYIDNRRYLMGFAYFAGANFVFTLIAALLCVCFAPTAAGPGIPEIKAYLNGVDTPNMFGATTLFVKIIGSIAAVSASLDLGKEGPLVHIGACFASLLGQGGPDNYRLKWRWLRYFNNDRDRRDLITSGSSSGVCAAFRSPVGGVLFALEEVATWWRSALLWRTFFSTAVVVVILRAFIEYCKSGKCGLFGRGGLIMFDVSGVSVTYHPVDIIPIALIGIIGGILGSLYNYVLHKVLRLYNLINEKGKLHKLLLALSVSLFTSISMYGLPFLAKCKPCDPSIQRSCPGTGGTGNFKQFNCPNGYYNDLATLLLTTNDDAVRNIFSINTPGEFQVSSLIIYFVLYCILGLITFGIAVPSGLFLPIILMGSAYGRLLAIAMGSYTKIDPGLYAVLGAASLMAGSMRMTVSLCVIFLELTNNLLLLPITMLVLLISKSVGDCFNLSIYEIILELKGLPFLDANPEPWMRNITVGELADVKPPVVTLRGIEKVRRIVEVLKNTTHNGFPVVDEGVVPPVGLPIGATELHGIVLRTHLLLVLKKKLFLHERRRTEEWEVREKFSWIDLAERWGKIEDVAVTKSEMEMYVDLHPLTNTTPYTVVESMSVAKAMVLFRQVGLRHMLIVPKYQAAGVSPVVGILTRQDLRAHNILTVFPHLVKSKSGKKH; encoded by the exons ATGGAAGAACCAAGATTAGTAGAGGAAGCAACAACAAATGACATCAATGGACAACtcaatgaagaagaaagagatcCAGAGAGCAATTCATTGCGACAGCCTCTACTCAAAAGAAACAGGACACTGTCATCCAGTCCATTTGCTTTGGTTGGAGCTAAAGTCTCACATATCGAAAGTTTAGACTATGA GATCAATGAGAATGATCTCTTCAAGCATGACTGGAGAAGGAGATCCAGAGTTCAAGTATTACAATATGTATTCTTGAAATGGTCACTGGCATTTTTGGTTGGGCTTCTTACAGGAGTTACAGCAACACTTATCAATCTTGCAATTGAAAATATTGCTGGCTACAAACTTCGTGCTGTAGTGGACTATATCGATAACAGAAG GTACCTTATGGGATTTGCATATTTTGCGGGTGCTAATTTTGTGTTCACTCTGATAGCCGCCCTTCTCTGTGTGTGCTTCGCGCCTACTGCTGCAGGGCCTGGAATTCCTGAAATCAAAGCCTATCTCAACGGTGTAGATACTCCCAACATGTTTGGAGCAACCACACTTTTTGTCAAG ATCATTGGAAGCATAGCAGCAGTTTCTGCAAGCTTAGACCTTGGGAAAGAAGGGCCATTGGTTCACATTGGCGCTTGCTTTGCTTCCTTACTAGGTCAAGGTGGTCCAGATAATTACCGACTCAAATGGCGTTGGCTCCGTTACTTCAACAATGATCGGGACAGGCGAGATCTCATCACGTCTGGATCATCATCAGGTGTGTGTGCTGCTTTCCGTTCTCCAGTTGGTGGTGTCCTATTTGCTTTAGAGGAAGTGGCAACATGGTGGAGAAGTGCACTTCTCTGGAGAACTTTCTTTAGCACAGCAGTTGTGGTGGTGATACTGAGGGCCTTTATAGAATACTGCAAATCTGGCAAATGTGGACTCTTTGGAAGAGGAGGGCTTATCATGTTTGATGTGAGTGGTGTCAGTGTTACGTACCATCCTGTGGACATCATCCCTATTGCACTGATTGGAATCATAGGTGGAATTTTAGGAAGCCTTTACAATTATGTCCTCCACAAAGTTCTCAGACTCTACAATCTCATCAACGA GAAGGGAAAACTACATAAGCTTCTTCTCGCTCTGAGTGTCTCCCTTTTCACCTCCATTAGCATGTATGGACTTCCTTTTTTGGCCAAATGCAAGCCTTGTGATCCATCAATTCAACGGTCCTGTCCTGGCACTGGAGGGACAGGAAACTTCAAGCAATTCAACTGTCCAAACGGCTATTACAATGATCTCGCTACTCTTCTCCTTACAACCAATGATGATGCAGTACgaaatattttttccataaatacTCCCGGTGAATTCCAAGTTTCATCTCTTATTATCTACTTTGTACTGTATTGCATCTTGGGACTCATCACTTTTGGGATTGCTGTGCCATCTGGTCTCTTCCTTCCAATCATCCTCATGGGTTCAGCTTATGGTCGTTTGCTTGCCATTGCCATGGGAtcatatacaaaaattgatccaGGGTTGTATGCCGTTCTCGGAGCAGCTTCCCTTATGGCTGGTTCAATGAGAATGACTGTTTCTCTTTGCGTCATATTTCTTGAGCTGACAAACAATCTTCTCCTTCTGCCAATAACAATGCTTGTTCTTCTTATATCAAAAAGTGTAGGAGACTGCTTCAAcctaagtatttatgaaataatattggAGCTGAAAGGTCTACCTTTCTTGGATGCCAACCCTGAGCCATGGATGAGAAATATCACTGTTGGTGAACTTGCTGATGTTAAGCCACCGGTAGTTACACTTCGTGGAATTGAGAAGGTGAGACGTATCGTGGAGGTCCTGAAGAACACCACACATAACGGATTCCCTGTAGTAGATGAAGGGGTGGTACCACCAGTGGGGCTGCCAATTGGGGCAACTGAATTGCACGGTATTGTCCTAAGAACTCATCTACTTTTGGTTCTCAAGAAAAAGTTGTTCCTTCATGAAAGACGGAGGACAGAGGAGTGGGAAGTGAGAGAGAAATTCTCCTGGATTGATTTAGCTGAGAGATGGGGTAAGATTGAAGATGTGGCAGTTACAAAGAGTGAAATGGAGATGTATGTTGACTTGCATCCCTTGACCAATACAACCCCCTATACTGTGGTAGAAAGCATGTCAGTGGCTAAAGCAATGGTGCTCTTCAGACAAGTAGGGCTTCGCCACATGCTCATTGTACCGAAATATCAAGCAGCAGGG GTATCTCCGGTGGTGGGAATCTTAACCAGGCAAGACTTGAGAGCCCACAACATTTTGACTGTTTTCCCTCATCTGGTGAAGTCAAAAAGTGGCAAAAAGCACTGA
- the LOC107011604 gene encoding probable inactive leucine-rich repeat receptor-like protein kinase At3g03770 produces MGCLKIFVIVLFMWALLIPNTHQLGSYETQILLQLRRHLEYPVQLDVLENYNGDFCSLGSTLNMSIICENNSVTELKIKGDKLVKVNEFHGVAVPNNTLSERFSIDSFVTTLTRLSSLKVLTLVSLGIWGPLPVKIHRLSSLEVLDMSSNFLFGKIPSEMSTMVKLHTLTFDGNFFNESVPEWLDLLPNITILSMKNNRLKGKFPHSISKITSLTDIVLSHNALSGELPDLSALSNLNLLDLRENHLDSELPLLPQGLTTILLSSNAFSGEVPEEFGKLNQLQHLDLSNNALTGTPPADLFSLPSISYLNLAFNVLSGSLPEHLNCGSELGFVDISDNRLLGMLPSCLNASSDKRIVKVSGNCLLDIQYQHSESYCKQASLAKKQTTGKEIAILVGVVGGTVILVVFLAVVILIFCRRQHARHCMDRYMFPKVVQDNAQPNISAELLANARIISQTAALGSQGAPSYRVFSMEELGEATEIFDKSALLGEGSIGKIYKGKLENGTYVAVRELTIHRRCTSWNFKLRMDLLSKFRHPHLVSLLGHCIDDGVQDDSTVHRLFLVYEFIPCGNFRARLSETTPGKVLNWSDRLAVLIGVAKAVHFLHTGVIPPSFGNSLKTDSILLDEHQIAKLSDYGMSILTEESEKVEAKGDGHSTWNTRKKEDDVYNFGFILLESLVGPFLSGKGETFLLNEMTSFGSQDGRRKIVDPAVLTTSSQESLSIVISITNKCISPESQSRPSFEDVLWNLQYAAQVQATADTDQRSDATSLS; encoded by the exons ATGGGGTGCCTAAAGATATTTGTCATAGTTCTATTCATGTGGGCTTTATTGATCCCAAATACTCATCAATTAGGGTCCTATGAAACTCAAATTCTTCTTCAGTTACGGAGGCACTTGGAATATCCAGTGCAGTTGGATGTTTTGGAGAATTACAATGGGGATTTTTGCAGTTTGGGTTCAACACTGAATATGAGCATTATTTGCGAGAATAACTCTGTTACTGAGCTCAAAATCAAGGGAGATAAGCTTGTAAAGGTCAATGAATTCCATGGAGTTGCAGTTCCAAACAATACCTTATCTGAACGTTTCTCCATTGATTCATTTGTTACCACTTTGACAAGGTTAAGTAGTTTAAAAGTTCTCACTTTGGTTTCTTTGGGCATCTGGGGACCTCTCCCTGTTAAAATTCATCGGCTGTCTTCGCTAGAAGTTCTGGATATGAGTTCgaattttctttttggtaaGATTCCATCTGAGATGTCTACAATGGTGAAGCTTCATACTTTGACATTTGATGGCAATTTTTTCAATGAGAGTGTCCCTGAGTGGTTGGATTTGTTACCTAATATCACTATTTTAAGCATGAAGAATAATAGGTTGAAGGGTAAATTTCCTCATTCAATTTCTAAAATCACAAGCCTTACTGATATTGTTCTGTCACATAATGCACTTTCTGGTGAATTACCTGATTTAAGTGCTTTGTCGAATTTGAATTTGTTGGATTTAAGAGAAAATCATTTGGATTCTGAACTGCCACTGTTGCCACAAGGATTGACCACTATTCTTCTTAGTAGTAATGCTTTCTCTGGTGAGGTCCCAGAAGAATTTGGCAAACTGAATCAACTACAACACCTTGATCTGTCAAATAATGCTCTTACCGGAACGCCGCCTGCTGATTTGTTCTCTTTGCCAAGTATTAGTTACTTGAATTTAGCGTTTAACGTTCTGAGTGGTTCACTTCCTGAACATCTCAACTGTGGGAGTGAACTTGGTTTTGTTGATATTTCTGATAATAGACTGCTTGGTATGCTTCCTTCTTGCTTGAATGCCAGTTCGGATAAGCGAATTGTAAAGGTTAGTGGAAACTGCTTGTTGGATATACAATATCAGCACTCTGAATCCTACTGCAAACAAGCTAGTTTGGCAAAGAAACAAACCACTGGAAAAGAGATAGCAATATTGGTAGGTGTTGTTGGGGGAACTGTTATACTTGTTGTGTTTTTGGCAGTTGTTATTCTCATCTTTTGTAGAAGACAACATGCACGTCACTGTATGGATCGGTACATGTTCCCCAAAGTTGTGCAAGATAATGCACAGCCCAATATTTCTGCTGAGCTCCTGGCAAATGCTA GAATCATTTCTCAAACAGCAGCACTAGGATCACAAGGTGCCCCATCATATCGGGTGTTCTCCATGGAAGAGTTGGGGGAAGCGAcagaaatttttgataaatcagCATTACTCGGTGAAGGCTCCATTGGAAAA ATTTacaagggaaaattagagaatggAACCTATGTTGCTGTAAGGGAATTAACTATTCATAGACGATGCACTAGTTGGAATTTCAAACTTCGAATGGATTTGCTGTCAAAGTTTCGCCATCCCCATTTAGTTAGCCTTCTGGGTCACTGCATTGATGATGGGGTGCAAGATGACTCAACAGTCCACCGACTTTTTCTGGTTTATGAATTTATTCCTTGTGGAAACTTCCGTGCTCGTCTTTCAG AAACTACTCCAGGAAAGGTCCTTAACTGGTCAGACAGGTTGGCGGTTCTGATTGGTGTTGCCAAGGCTGTGCACTTTCTCCACACGGGTGTAATCCCTCCTTCATTCGGCAATAGCTTGAAGACAGATAGTATATTGCTTGATGAGCATCAGATTGCAAAACTTAGTGATTATGGAATGTCAATCCTTACGGAAGAAAGTGAAAAAGTTGAG GCAAAAGGAGATGGCCACAGCACCTG GAACACGAGGAAGAAAGAGGACGATGTGTATAACTTTGGTTTCATATTATTGGAGTCGCTGGTGGGTCCTTTTTTAAGTGGAAAAGGAGAAACATTTTTGCTCAACGAAATG ACATCCTTTGGTAGCCAAGATGGTAGGCGTAAAATTGTGGATCCAGCTGTGCTAACCACTAGCTCCCAAGAGTCTCTGTCAATTGTTATATCAATCACCAACAAATGCATATCTCCTGAGTCACAGAGTCGCCCCTCGTTTGAGGATGTCCTCTGGAACCTACAATATGCAGCTCAAGTCCAGGCTACAGCCGATACAGATCAAAGATCTGATGCAACTTCATTGTCATGA
- the LOC107009280 gene encoding triacylglycerol lipase 2 isoform X1, whose amino-acid sequence MAELRNFPSLSILSLMALLILAVEPYESLGSSRKSVHSGFKTDYNGVGSGMCASAVTVHGYKCQEFEVTTDDGYILSVQRIPEGRVGGDGGPKMNRQPVLLQHGVLVDGVTWLQNSPAQSPAMILADNGFDVWISNIRGTRYSRRHVTLDPDSADYWNWTWDDLVAHDLPALVDLVFKQTGRKIHYIGHSMGTLIALASFSEGKQIDKVKSAALLSPVAYLSHMTTALGDVAARAFVSEITTIFGLAEFNPRGEPVSDFLKVLCAQAGVDCYDLITALTGKNCCLNASTVDHFLKNEPQSTSTKNLVHLSQTVRDGVLSKYDYGSNDFNQAHYGETKPPRYNLTNIPHDFPLFLSYGGQDALSDVQDVETLLDNLKYHDVEKLHVQYIKDYAHADFIIGITAKDIVYNQIISFFRNQG is encoded by the exons ATGGCGGAACTAAGAAACTTTCCGAGTCTAAGCATTTTAAGTTTAATGGCATTACTCATCTTAGCAGTGGAGCCATACGAGTCATTAGGCTCTAGCAGGAAATCTGTTCATTCTGGCTTCAAAACCGATTATAATGGCGTGGGTAGTGGAATGTGCGCCTCTGCCGTCACTGTTCATGGTTATAAATGCCAGGAATTTGAG GTAACAACTGATGATGGATACATACTTAGCGTACAAAGAATACCAGAAGGCCGTGTAGGAGGAGATGGTGGGCCGAAGATGAACAGGCAGCCAGTACTGTTGCAGCACGGCGTTCTTGTG GATGGAGTAACATGGCTGCAGAATTCACCAGCACAATCACCGGCGATGATCTTGGCAGATAATGGCTTTGATGTTTGGATTTCCAATATCAGGGGAACCAGATATAGCCGTCGCCATGTCACTCTTGATCCTGATAGTGCG GACTACTGGAATTGGACATGGGATGATCTTGTCGCACATGACTTACCTGCTCTTGTTGACCTTGTCTTTAAACAAACTGGGCGGAAAATTCACTATATAGGCCATTCAATG GGCACCTTGATAGCATTGGCGTCCTTTTCAGAAGGGAAACAAATAGACAAGGTAAAATCAGCAGCCTTGCTCAGCCCAGTTGCTTATTTGAGCCATATGACCACTGCACTCGGTGATGTTGCTGCTAGAGCTTTTGTTAGCGAG ATCACTACAATATTTGGTCTTGCAGAGTTTAATCCAAGGGG TGAGCCTGTGTCCGATTTTCTCAAGGTCTTATGTGCTCAAGCTGGGGTGGACTGTTATGACTTGATAACTGCACTTACTG GAAAGAACTGCTGTCTAAATGCTTCCACGGTCGATCATTTCTTGAAGAACGAGCCCCAGTCTACATCAACTAAGAACCTCGTGCATTTGTCTCAGa CTGTTAGAGATGGTGTCTTGTCGAAATATGACTATGGGAGCAACGACTTCAATCAGGCGCACTACGGTGAAACCAAACCTCCAAGGTACAATTTGACAAATATCCCTCATGATTTTCCTCTGTTTCTCAGCTATGGAGGCCAAGATGCACTGTCTGATGTTCAAGATGTTGAGACATTACTTGATAATCTCAAGTACCACGATGTAGAGAAGCTACATGTTCAGTATATCAAAGATTACGCTCATGCAGACTTCATCATTGGGATCACTGCTAAGGATATCGTCTACAACCAGATTATCTCCTTTTTCAGAAACCAAGGATGA
- the LOC107009280 gene encoding triacylglycerol lipase 2 isoform X2, whose amino-acid sequence MILADNGFDVWISNIRGTRYSRRHVTLDPDSADYWNWTWDDLVAHDLPALVDLVFKQTGRKIHYIGHSMGTLIALASFSEGKQIDKVKSAALLSPVAYLSHMTTALGDVAARAFVSEITTIFGLAEFNPRGEPVSDFLKVLCAQAGVDCYDLITALTGKNCCLNASTVDHFLKNEPQSTSTKNLVHLSQTVRDGVLSKYDYGSNDFNQAHYGETKPPRYNLTNIPHDFPLFLSYGGQDALSDVQDVETLLDNLKYHDVEKLHVQYIKDYAHADFIIGITAKDIVYNQIISFFRNQG is encoded by the exons ATGATCTTGGCAGATAATGGCTTTGATGTTTGGATTTCCAATATCAGGGGAACCAGATATAGCCGTCGCCATGTCACTCTTGATCCTGATAGTGCG GACTACTGGAATTGGACATGGGATGATCTTGTCGCACATGACTTACCTGCTCTTGTTGACCTTGTCTTTAAACAAACTGGGCGGAAAATTCACTATATAGGCCATTCAATG GGCACCTTGATAGCATTGGCGTCCTTTTCAGAAGGGAAACAAATAGACAAGGTAAAATCAGCAGCCTTGCTCAGCCCAGTTGCTTATTTGAGCCATATGACCACTGCACTCGGTGATGTTGCTGCTAGAGCTTTTGTTAGCGAG ATCACTACAATATTTGGTCTTGCAGAGTTTAATCCAAGGGG TGAGCCTGTGTCCGATTTTCTCAAGGTCTTATGTGCTCAAGCTGGGGTGGACTGTTATGACTTGATAACTGCACTTACTG GAAAGAACTGCTGTCTAAATGCTTCCACGGTCGATCATTTCTTGAAGAACGAGCCCCAGTCTACATCAACTAAGAACCTCGTGCATTTGTCTCAGa CTGTTAGAGATGGTGTCTTGTCGAAATATGACTATGGGAGCAACGACTTCAATCAGGCGCACTACGGTGAAACCAAACCTCCAAGGTACAATTTGACAAATATCCCTCATGATTTTCCTCTGTTTCTCAGCTATGGAGGCCAAGATGCACTGTCTGATGTTCAAGATGTTGAGACATTACTTGATAATCTCAAGTACCACGATGTAGAGAAGCTACATGTTCAGTATATCAAAGATTACGCTCATGCAGACTTCATCATTGGGATCACTGCTAAGGATATCGTCTACAACCAGATTATCTCCTTTTTCAGAAACCAAGGATGA